A genomic segment from Candidatus Saganbacteria bacterium encodes:
- the topA gene encoding type I DNA topoisomerase, with translation MKSLVIVESPAKAKTLEKFLGKNYSVLACGGHVMDLPGKKLGVDVEHDFKPSYVTIKGKSKIINSLKAAAKTAATIFLAPDPDREGEAIAWHLADILDSGKKIKRIEFHEITKEAVTEAVKNPRTIDMKRVDAQQARRILDRLVGYKISPLLWKKVRKGLSAGRVQSVAVKLIVEREKKIRAFIPQEYWSIEAYLNKKEASIVAKYLSKDAIPNQAEADKITNECKNASFAVSDVKKKEQKRNPSAPFITSTLQQEAARKLGYSARKTMTIAQQLYEGVDLQKEGHVGLITYMRTDSVRIANEALSSVREYIAKEFGKEFLPEKPNVFKTKKSAQDAHEAIRPSSAARNPQAIKDSLTPEQFKLYNLIWMRFVACQMNQAIVEQTSIDISAGSHAFRTTGSIIKFFGFMKLYEESKDEKEDDKEAILPDLKVGDILILDKLDPKQHFTEPPPRYSEASLIKELEEKGIGRPSTYAPILYTIETRGYVTRESRIFKPTELGETISNLLEKHFPNIMDYEFTAHMEDELDEIVEGKLNYVDVLKEFYDPFAKDLERAYEKMETLKKDKPTDEKCPTCGQPVVIRNGRFGEFLACSGFPKCKFTKAITKSLGVSCTREGCSGEILVRRTRHGKVFYSCSNYPECKIAFWDRPIAEKCPKCSKILVEKALKNKIVIKCSDKACDYEREKE, from the coding sequence ATGAAAAGCCTTGTTATTGTCGAATCGCCCGCGAAAGCAAAGACCCTGGAAAAGTTTCTTGGAAAAAATTATTCGGTGCTTGCCTGCGGTGGGCATGTCATGGACCTGCCGGGCAAAAAGCTCGGGGTCGACGTCGAGCACGATTTTAAGCCGTCCTATGTCACGATAAAAGGCAAGTCAAAAATAATAAACTCCCTTAAAGCCGCCGCAAAAACCGCCGCAACAATATTCCTCGCCCCCGACCCTGACCGCGAAGGCGAAGCGATAGCCTGGCATCTTGCCGATATCCTGGATTCGGGAAAAAAGATCAAAAGGATCGAATTCCACGAGATAACCAAAGAAGCGGTAACAGAAGCGGTCAAGAACCCGAGGACAATCGATATGAAGAGGGTCGACGCCCAGCAGGCCAGGCGCATTTTGGACAGGCTTGTTGGATACAAGATATCCCCCCTGCTTTGGAAAAAAGTCAGAAAGGGATTGTCGGCGGGGCGAGTACAATCGGTCGCGGTAAAACTAATAGTTGAAAGAGAAAAAAAGATACGGGCCTTTATTCCACAGGAATATTGGAGCATAGAAGCCTACCTCAACAAAAAAGAAGCGTCCATCGTCGCGAAATATTTATCAAAAGATGCCATTCCAAACCAGGCGGAGGCGGATAAAATAACAAATGAATGCAAAAATGCTTCTTTTGCCGTGTCCGATGTAAAAAAGAAAGAACAGAAGCGCAACCCGAGCGCGCCTTTTATCACATCCACCCTCCAGCAGGAAGCGGCAAGGAAGCTGGGATATTCCGCAAGAAAAACAATGACAATAGCGCAGCAGCTTTATGAAGGCGTTGATCTGCAAAAAGAAGGGCACGTCGGTCTTATTACATACATGAGGACGGATTCGGTAAGGATAGCGAATGAAGCCCTCTCCTCTGTCCGGGAATATATCGCCAAAGAATTCGGGAAAGAGTTCCTTCCCGAAAAACCGAATGTTTTTAAAACAAAAAAATCTGCGCAGGATGCCCACGAAGCGATCAGGCCTTCTTCTGCCGCGAGAAACCCGCAAGCAATAAAGGACAGTTTAACACCGGAACAATTCAAACTTTACAATTTGATCTGGATGAGATTTGTGGCTTGCCAAATGAACCAAGCGATAGTTGAGCAAACATCGATCGATATTTCGGCCGGAAGCCATGCCTTCCGCACAACAGGCTCCATAATCAAATTCTTCGGGTTCATGAAGCTTTATGAAGAATCAAAAGATGAGAAAGAAGACGATAAAGAAGCGATATTGCCCGACCTAAAAGTTGGCGATATTTTAATTCTCGATAAACTTGACCCAAAACAGCATTTTACGGAACCGCCTCCCCGATATAGCGAAGCATCGCTTATCAAGGAACTTGAAGAAAAAGGGATCGGCCGCCCATCGACTTACGCCCCGATACTTTATACGATCGAAACGCGCGGCTATGTTACGCGCGAGAGCCGCATCTTTAAGCCAACGGAACTCGGAGAAACAATCTCCAACCTTTTGGAAAAACATTTTCCAAATATCATGGATTATGAATTTACGGCCCATATGGAAGACGAGCTCGACGAAATAGTCGAAGGAAAGCTCAATTATGTAGATGTTTTGAAAGAATTCTACGATCCTTTCGCAAAAGACCTGGAACGGGCTTACGAGAAAATGGAAACGCTCAAGAAAGACAAACCAACCGATGAAAAATGCCCGACATGCGGACAGCCGGTTGTTATAAGGAACGGGAGATTCGGCGAATTTCTCGCGTGTTCAGGTTTTCCTAAATGCAAATTCACAAAAGCCATAACAAAAAGCCTTGGTGTCAGCTGTACGAGAGAAGGATGCAGCGGCGAGATACTTGTAAGGCGCACTCGCCACGGTAAAGTATTTTATTCCTGCAGTAATTATCCCGAATGCAAGATCGCTTTTTGGGACAGGCCAATAGCCGAAAAATGCCCAAAATGTTCAAAGATCCTTGTTGAAAAAGCCTTAAAAAATAAGATCGTCATCAAATGCAGCGATAAGGCCTGCGATTACGAACGGGAAAAAGAATGA
- a CDS encoding pantoate--beta-alanine ligase — MKAIKSPKEMSLFSKRTCERGQKIALVPTMGSLHEGHLSLVEKARSLADMVVVSIFVNKTQFAPNEDYNSYPRDLNRDKALLKHLDPIVLFTPSASDMYHPDFGTWVEEEVLCKKLCGKFRMGHFMGVTTVVAKLFNIVRPDLAIFGEKDYQQLLIIKKLAKDLSYPVEIHSCPTVREYDGIAMSSRNQYLSEKDRKSATMLYKSLIRAKKDIEDGEIDSRRIIVNIGRLLGFEPSIRVDYTAIVDPHTLEDIKEVKGRVLAALAVRIGKTRLIDNMMISPK; from the coding sequence ATGAAAGCAATCAAATCACCAAAAGAAATGAGCTTGTTTTCAAAGCGCACATGCGAGCGCGGGCAGAAGATCGCGCTAGTACCGACGATGGGTTCTCTCCATGAAGGCCATTTATCTTTGGTCGAGAAAGCCAGGAGCCTGGCCGATATGGTCGTTGTTTCCATTTTTGTAAATAAAACCCAATTTGCCCCGAACGAAGATTATAATAGCTATCCAAGAGACCTGAACCGCGACAAAGCGCTTTTGAAACATCTTGACCCCATCGTGTTATTTACTCCAAGCGCATCCGACATGTACCATCCGGATTTTGGAACCTGGGTCGAAGAAGAAGTTTTATGTAAAAAGCTATGTGGAAAGTTCAGGATGGGCCATTTTATGGGCGTTACAACTGTTGTCGCCAAACTTTTTAACATTGTCAGGCCTGACTTGGCTATTTTTGGAGAAAAAGATTATCAGCAATTGCTTATAATAAAAAAACTCGCCAAAGATCTTAGTTATCCGGTAGAAATACACTCCTGCCCGACGGTTCGGGAATATGATGGGATCGCAATGAGCTCAAGAAACCAGTACTTATCCGAAAAAGACCGCAAATCGGCAACGATGCTATATAAGTCATTGATAAGGGCTAAGAAAGATATTGAAGACGGCGAGATCGATAGCAGAAGGATCATAGTTAATATTGGAAGGCTTTTGGGATTTGAGCCGTCGATAAGAGTAGATTACACAGCGATAGTCGATCCGCACACTCTCGAGGATATAAAAGAAGTTAAGGGCAGAGTTTTGGCCGCTCTGGCGGTTAGGATCGGAAAAACGCGCCTAATAGACAATATGATGATCTCTCCTAAATGA
- a CDS encoding prepilin-type N-terminal cleavage/methylation domain-containing protein, whose translation MRKKGFTLIETLISLCILAVVAISFSYLFVSSMQSANETENYAKALYLAESKMEELRSKNFSEINSSSFDSGNGQTVVSPVTYDLLEIHLSYNWMKNRKPIEFYSMRSKY comes from the coding sequence ATGAGAAAAAAAGGCTTTACGCTTATCGAAACTCTTATTTCGCTGTGTATATTGGCCGTTGTGGCCATTTCATTCTCATATCTATTTGTTTCAAGCATGCAATCGGCAAATGAGACGGAGAATTATGCCAAGGCCTTGTACTTGGCGGAGAGTAAAATGGAAGAATTGCGGTCCAAGAATTTTTCCGAAATAAATTCCTCATCGTTTGATAGCGGCAACGGACAAACGGTCGTGAGTCCCGTCACATACGACTTATTGGAAATACATTTAAGCTATAACTGGATGAAAAACCGCAAACCAATAGAATTCTACTCAATGAGGTCGAAATATTAA
- a CDS encoding prepilin-type N-terminal cleavage/methylation domain-containing protein: MAGFTLIETLVTLSISAIILIVLSAVFSTYFKTYGKKAASTNISELKRSILTGILDDLRFSSSLEVNSNKISFSKANSAIKYEYKSGKVKKTINKYSNYLSEAGQINNLAFAKVKYNLINVVVDPLSAEVAIRNE; encoded by the coding sequence GTGGCGGGCTTTACTCTTATAGAAACGCTGGTCACGCTTTCAATCTCGGCAATTATCCTTATTGTTTTATCTGCTGTCTTTTCAACATATTTTAAAACTTACGGCAAAAAGGCCGCATCAACAAATATTTCGGAGCTAAAACGATCTATTTTAACCGGCATATTGGACGACCTCCGTTTTTCATCAAGCTTAGAAGTCAACTCAAATAAGATTTCATTTTCCAAGGCCAATTCCGCCATAAAATATGAATATAAAAGCGGAAAAGTCAAAAAAACTATAAATAAATACTCGAATTACCTGTCCGAAGCGGGACAAATAAATAATTTGGCTTTTGCGAAGGTCAAATATAATTTGATCAATGTTGTGGTCGATCCCTTATCGGCCGAGGTAGCGATAAGAAATGAATAA
- a CDS encoding response regulator has translation MAKKILVVDDESLLVEMIKMRLEANSYEVECAFDGEEAYAKAIGGKPDLIILDLMLPKMDGFEVCRKIKSDEAFKKIPIIMLSARAQDSDKQKGKEVGGDGYIVKPFESQELLDKIKGFLGK, from the coding sequence ATGGCAAAAAAAATATTGGTTGTAGATGACGAGTCCCTGCTGGTTGAAATGATAAAAATGAGGCTTGAGGCAAATAGCTATGAAGTTGAATGCGCTTTTGACGGGGAAGAAGCGTATGCAAAGGCTATCGGGGGCAAGCCCGATCTCATTATCCTGGATCTGATGCTCCCTAAAATGGACGGTTTTGAAGTATGCAGGAAGATAAAATCCGATGAAGCTTTCAAAAAGATTCCCATAATCATGCTTTCCGCTCGGGCGCAGGATTCCGACAAACAAAAAGGGAAAGAAGTTGGCGGCGACGGTTACATCGTAAAACCTTTCGAATCCCAGGAGCTTCTTGATAAGATCAAAGGATTTCTGGGAAAATAA
- the rlmN gene encoding 23S rRNA (adenine(2503)-C(2))-methyltransferase RlmN, translated as MTNDQLPMTNLLEFSLSELEKELGLAKFRAKQIYKWVHKKHARSFGEMTDLAKDLRAELSQKYEIFYTKIIKTSASKDKTKKYLLKLQDGNQIETVHMIEDNRATVCVSTQVGCKFSCRFCATGKMGLIRNLTVPEILSQIYLSDCVNNVVFMGMGEPFLNFENVLKSIHILNSKDGMGIGARKITISTAGVPSGIKNLAEVPLQVRLAVSLNSARNEVRSKIMPINKTYSLDEVRSALEYYQDKTGRRVTLEYVMLGGINDSDIDLHALIDFCHGLKVNVNLIPFNAHDKTFKPSPRETIEYFLDALKDKGIGSVRRISRGADINAACGQLAVYNG; from the coding sequence ATGACCAATGACCAATTACCAATGACCAATTTGCTGGAATTTTCACTGTCCGAACTTGAAAAAGAGCTGGGTTTGGCAAAATTTAGGGCAAAACAGATATATAAATGGGTACATAAGAAGCATGCACGTTCTTTTGGGGAAATGACCGACCTAGCAAAAGACTTAAGGGCCGAGCTTTCTCAAAAATACGAAATTTTTTACACTAAGATCATAAAAACATCAGCATCAAAAGATAAAACGAAGAAATATTTGTTAAAACTTCAAGACGGAAATCAGATCGAAACTGTTCATATGATAGAAGATAACAGGGCAACAGTGTGCGTTTCAACCCAAGTCGGCTGTAAATTTTCATGTAGATTCTGCGCGACCGGGAAAATGGGGCTCATCCGTAATTTAACTGTTCCGGAAATTCTTTCACAAATATATTTGTCGGACTGCGTGAATAATGTCGTTTTTATGGGCATGGGAGAGCCATTCCTCAATTTTGAAAATGTCTTAAAAAGCATTCATATATTGAATTCAAAAGATGGCATGGGGATCGGAGCCAGGAAAATAACCATTTCAACGGCAGGCGTTCCAAGCGGGATCAAAAATTTGGCCGAAGTCCCTCTTCAGGTGAGGCTTGCTGTGTCCTTGAATTCCGCGCGAAATGAAGTCCGGTCAAAAATAATGCCTATTAATAAAACGTATTCTCTCGATGAAGTACGGTCAGCTTTGGAATATTACCAAGATAAGACTGGAAGAAGAGTAACGCTTGAGTATGTAATGCTTGGCGGGATAAACGATTCGGATATTGATCTTCATGCCCTGATCGATTTCTGCCATGGGCTTAAAGTTAATGTAAATCTTATCCCTTTCAACGCCCATGATAAAACTTTTAAGCCTTCACCACGCGAAACGATCGAATATTTTTTGGATGCGCTAAAAGACAAGGGGATAGGATCGGTTAGAAGGATAAGCCGCGGCGCCGATATCAATGCCGCCTGCGGGCAGCTTGCGGTTTATAATGGTTAA
- a CDS encoding prepilin-type N-terminal cleavage/methylation domain-containing protein, with translation MKGPSGFSLIELLVVISIIGFILAISINTFSSFQNGLRLKAAAEGIASDLKLASDAAKSKKETVAVVFYKDSYEFSLSKKGISPLKILNPQTVKFSESGNPQPGYFGTIILTDSKHIKKIIISPIGRIRIA, from the coding sequence ATGAAAGGGCCTTCCGGATTTTCCCTGATCGAATTACTTGTCGTCATATCGATCATCGGCTTTATCCTCGCTATTTCCATAAATACTTTCTCATCATTTCAAAACGGATTAAGGCTGAAAGCTGCGGCTGAAGGCATTGCATCCGACCTGAAGCTCGCATCCGATGCGGCAAAAAGCAAAAAAGAAACAGTGGCGGTCGTTTTTTATAAGGATTCTTACGAATTCTCTTTGTCAAAAAAAGGCATTTCGCCATTAAAGATACTAAATCCCCAAACAGTAAAATTCTCCGAATCCGGGAACCCGCAACCCGGATATTTTGGGACTATAATTCTAACTGATTCAAAGCATATAAAGAAAATAATAATATCCCCTATCGGAAGGATAAGGATAGCATGA
- a CDS encoding NAD+ synthase, with product MKIALAQINPIVGDIQGNTKKITDFINEAIVQDADLVVFPELAIVGYPPEDLLLKPQFITDNLEALKEIAASCGNLACYVGFVDKKNDQIFNAGAFIVDKKIKEIYHKNNLPNYSVFDEKRYFTEGGKSSVISFRGYKIGLSICEDIWVERGPYYDEAKKGAKIILNINASPYHRGKIKEREKLLRSRAKAIKAYTIYVNMVGGQDEFVFDGGSMVVSPEGEAVAAAKQFKEELFIFDLGGKKQKNTWLGDHDEVYEALLLNLRDYARKNKFSDVIIGVSGGIDSALTLTLAVDALGKDKVHAVYMPSPYSARQSLEDSQTLCANLGLELKVIPISGIFSTYLKELDLHFEGKPANIAEENLQARIRGNILMGLSNKFGYLVLTTGNKSEMSTGYCTLYGDMAGGYSMLKDLPKTLVYKLVDFRNKKSEAIPNSIIVRPPTAELKPNQTDQDTLPDYDILDPIMQAYVEENKSIKQIAAKGFDSAVVKKIIAMIDNSEYKRRQSPPGPKITPRAFGKDWRLPITNGYKS from the coding sequence ATGAAGATCGCGTTGGCGCAAATAAATCCTATTGTCGGTGATATTCAAGGCAATACAAAAAAGATCACCGATTTTATTAATGAAGCAATAGTACAAGATGCCGATCTTGTTGTTTTTCCGGAGCTTGCGATCGTTGGATATCCTCCCGAAGATCTGCTTTTAAAACCACAATTTATAACTGACAACTTAGAGGCCCTTAAAGAGATCGCCGCATCATGCGGCAATCTCGCTTGTTATGTGGGGTTTGTCGATAAGAAAAATGACCAGATATTCAATGCTGGCGCATTTATTGTTGATAAAAAAATAAAAGAGATTTACCATAAAAATAATTTGCCCAATTATTCGGTATTTGATGAAAAAAGATATTTTACGGAGGGCGGTAAATCTTCGGTCATAAGTTTTAGGGGGTATAAAATAGGACTTTCAATATGCGAAGATATTTGGGTCGAGCGCGGGCCTTATTATGATGAAGCCAAAAAAGGCGCAAAGATAATTTTGAATATCAACGCTTCTCCTTATCACAGGGGAAAGATCAAAGAGCGCGAAAAACTCCTAAGATCAAGAGCCAAGGCTATAAAAGCATATACAATATATGTGAATATGGTTGGAGGGCAGGATGAGTTCGTATTTGACGGTGGAAGCATGGTTGTGAGCCCGGAAGGCGAGGCCGTTGCAGCGGCCAAACAGTTCAAAGAAGAACTTTTTATTTTCGACCTTGGCGGGAAAAAACAGAAAAATACATGGCTTGGCGATCATGATGAAGTTTATGAAGCCTTGTTATTGAATTTAAGGGATTATGCCAGGAAGAATAAGTTTTCCGATGTAATAATCGGCGTTTCGGGAGGGATAGATTCCGCTTTGACCTTGACTTTAGCTGTTGACGCATTGGGAAAAGATAAAGTCCATGCGGTTTATATGCCTTCCCCATATTCCGCAAGACAAAGCCTTGAAGATTCGCAAACGCTTTGCGCAAATCTGGGTTTAGAGCTAAAAGTTATCCCGATCAGCGGCATCTTTTCGACATATCTAAAAGAACTTGATCTTCATTTTGAAGGAAAACCCGCCAATATTGCAGAAGAGAATCTTCAAGCAAGGATCCGCGGCAATATCTTGATGGGCCTATCGAACAAATTCGGATATTTAGTATTAACAACCGGCAATAAGTCCGAAATGTCGACCGGCTATTGTACATTGTACGGCGATATGGCCGGGGGGTATTCTATGCTCAAGGATCTCCCAAAAACATTGGTTTATAAGCTTGTCGATTTCAGGAATAAAAAATCGGAAGCGATCCCAAATTCTATCATTGTGCGGCCGCCTACCGCCGAATTAAAACCTAACCAAACCGATCAAGACACGCTCCCAGATTATGATATCCTGGATCCCATCATGCAGGCTTATGTTGAAGAAAATAAAAGTATCAAACAAATTGCGGCAAAAGGATTTGATTCCGCCGTCGTAAAAAAAATAATTGCTATGATCGACAATTCCGAATACAAGCGCCGACAGTCGCCTCCCGGCCCCAAGATCACCCCGCGAGCGTTCGGCAAAGATTGGCGGCTACCGATAACGAACGGATATAAATCCTAA
- a CDS encoding HAMP domain-containing histidine kinase, translating to MRFEKIGLIFKFGLSLSLLIIATASLLTLFLIFSERVRITSDLKDKGYILSRNIAYGSERAIVNNDANYLQIMLNGLKNEKDIVYAQIVNTKGTILAQISGLQTVRSSVFNIDVPIESIIAPKLSKKIPIGPWSKTSDLKLVGEVKLGISLSKVDDAMAQISQIIFGITLGVVIFGVLGVFVLTRLFLVSPLEKFVVGTKKIAGGDLDYKIRIESVDEIGDLAQSFNQMTSNLKVSNKKIEMHAKTLEDKVKERTSELEAALEEVKAANQKKTEFLSVMSHELKTPLTPIQEFTLILLEKILGPLNEKQEDALKTIKRQSKHLNNLIDGILDVARLETGKTFAIKKEFVYLPEIIKEIEEAFSFDLQKLKLALELDLPADVPTIYADRSALSRLMLNLVGNSMKFTPKGGKISIRVKGGKESINACVIDSGIGIAAENISRIFEKFYQVDSSYTREAGGLGMGLAIAKGIVEAHHGTIFVESKGLGYGTKVCFNIPVAQE from the coding sequence ATGAGGTTCGAGAAAATTGGGCTAATATTTAAATTTGGATTGTCACTTTCTCTTTTAATCATTGCTACAGCCTCCCTTCTCACTCTTTTTTTGATTTTTTCCGAACGCGTTAGAATAACAAGCGACTTAAAAGATAAAGGATATATTTTATCTAGAAATATCGCATACGGCAGCGAACGGGCAATTGTAAATAACGATGCCAATTATTTGCAAATAATGCTTAATGGGTTGAAAAATGAGAAAGACATTGTTTATGCGCAGATTGTCAATACAAAAGGAACCATCCTCGCGCAGATATCCGGCCTCCAAACTGTCCGTTCATCGGTCTTTAATATCGATGTTCCGATCGAATCAATTATTGCTCCAAAACTTTCAAAAAAGATACCAATTGGCCCGTGGTCTAAAACAAGCGACTTAAAACTTGTCGGGGAAGTAAAATTAGGGATATCATTGTCTAAAGTTGATGATGCAATGGCGCAAATTTCCCAGATAATATTCGGGATTACTTTAGGGGTTGTGATTTTTGGCGTATTAGGGGTATTTGTATTGACCAGGCTCTTTTTGGTCTCACCGCTCGAGAAGTTTGTTGTCGGTACAAAAAAAATAGCGGGCGGGGACCTTGATTACAAGATCAGGATCGAGAGCGTAGACGAGATCGGCGATCTTGCTCAATCATTCAACCAGATGACTTCCAATCTTAAAGTATCGAATAAAAAGATCGAGATGCACGCCAAAACCCTTGAAGACAAGGTCAAAGAAAGGACCTCCGAGCTCGAAGCCGCCCTGGAAGAGGTCAAAGCCGCCAATCAAAAGAAAACCGAGTTTTTATCCGTCATGTCCCATGAGCTCAAAACGCCCCTGACGCCTATCCAGGAATTTACGCTTATCCTTTTGGAAAAGATATTAGGGCCATTGAACGAAAAGCAGGAAGATGCGCTAAAAACCATAAAAAGGCAAAGCAAGCATTTGAATAATTTGATCGATGGGATATTGGACGTTGCGAGGCTGGAGACGGGCAAGACATTCGCCATTAAAAAAGAATTCGTATATTTGCCCGAGATCATCAAGGAAATCGAAGAAGCCTTTAGTTTTGACCTGCAAAAATTGAAATTGGCCCTGGAGCTTGACCTCCCGGCTGATGTGCCGACTATATACGCGGACCGGAGCGCATTGAGCAGGTTGATGCTCAATCTAGTTGGGAATTCAATGAAATTTACGCCTAAAGGCGGAAAGATTTCGATCAGAGTCAAAGGCGGCAAGGAATCGATCAATGCCTGCGTTATCGATAGCGGGATAGGCATTGCCGCGGAAAATATAAGCCGCATATTTGAAAAATTTTACCAGGTCGACAGTTCGTATACTAGGGAAGCCGGAGGCCTTGGGATGGGGCTTGCTATTGCGAAAGGGATAGTTGAGGCTCATCATGGTACGATCTTCGTGGAATCGAAAGGTTTGGGTTATGGGACGAAAGTGTGTTTTAATATCCCGGTTGCCCAAGAATAA